In Silene latifolia isolate original U9 population unplaced genomic scaffold, ASM4854445v1 scaffold_222, whole genome shotgun sequence, a single genomic region encodes these proteins:
- the LOC141638895 gene encoding protein PHOSPHATE-INDUCED 1-like produces the protein MAQKLIPIFFVICSLMINFTLARNKLHEQQPIVDDPSTTSTLLQYHQGPLLSGKISVNIIWYGKFTPTQRGIVSDFITSLSSSAKSNHQPSVATWWNSIGKYYHLANKKASSLSLTLGKQVIDEKYSLGKSITNKHLVELASKGEQVNAINLVLTASDVVVPDFCSSRCGTHSSSGKGLHKFAYIWVGNSESQCPGQCAWPFHQPIYGPQSPPLGAPNNDVGVDGMVMNLASMLAGTVTNPFGNGFYQGSKDAPLEVATACSGVYGKGAYPGYAGDLLLDSSTGSSYNANGVNGKKYLLPALYDPATSACSTLV, from the coding sequence ATGGCTCAAAAATTAATTCCAATCTTTTTTGTGATTTGTTCTTTGATGATTAACTTTACTTTAGCTAGAAATAAGTTACATGAGCAACAACCAATAGTCGATGACCCGTCCACCACATCGACCCTCCTCCAGTACCACCAGGGTCCGCTTTTATCTGGTAAAATATCGGTAAATATCATATGGTATGGTAAATTTACCCCTACACAAAGGGGTATAGTCTCGGATTTTATTACATCCTTGTCATCATCAGCGAAATCAAACCACCAACCATCTGTTGCCACGTGGTGGAATTCTATTGGGAAGTATTACCACTTGGCCAATAAGAAGGCCTCCTCACTTTCACTTACTTTAGGCAAACAAGTTATTGATGAAAAATATTCACTTGGAAAGTCAATAACTAACAAACACTTGGTTGAGCTCGCCTCAAAAGGCGAACAAGTCAATGCAATCAACTTAGTGTTGACCGCATCTGATGTGGTGGTCCCTGATTTCTGCTCGAGTAGATGTGGTACACATTCCTCGAGCGGAAAGGGACTCCACAAATTTGCCTACATTTGGGTTGGCAATTCAGAGAGTCAATGTCCTGGCCAATGCGCTTGGCCATTTCACCAACCCATCTACGGCCCACAAAGCCCACCACTTGGTGCACCTAATAACGATGTGGGCGTAGATGGGATGGTAATGAACTTGGCCAGCATGTTGGCTGGGACCGTGACAAATCCGTTTGGAAATGGGTTTTATCAAGGCTCTAAAGATGCCCCACTTGAAGTTGCTACAGCTTGTTCCGGGGTTTACGGTAAAGGAGCGTACCCGGGTTATGCGGGTGATTTGTTACTTGATTCGAGTACCGGGTCGAGTTATAATGCAAATGGTGTTAATGGGAAGAAGTATTTGTTACCCGCTTTATATGATCCAGCCACCTCTGCTTGCTCTACCTTAGTGTAA